A section of the Harmonia axyridis chromosome 2, icHarAxyr1.1, whole genome shotgun sequence genome encodes:
- the LOC123672841 gene encoding piggyBac transposable element-derived protein 3-like: MAVDERLYTRGRSGTGLLLHELIDLIENDEDISATNIAICPPDELPGADTDKDSDLSDEEVVGDFDHLPARILRSQVEMQNPEIDDDHGNPVVQDENHSEEPRPTTSSQTRVRSTKRKRPTERTWKPKMNGLSSSIPELECEYRPVAEDLLKETVKSPIEAFRAYFSEDLLSHIVTETNRYAMQKLVHNLNATAEEMITFVGIMLMSGYHPLPYRRLYWKQDPDVHSHLVSDAIRRNRFDELISFIHLANNENNDGSDKMYKVRPIFDHLNNSFKQISPGPTISIDESMIPYYGRHGCKQFIRGKPIRFGFKLWVAADPSGYIHHVEPYCGSSTRLPETGLGQGGDVVIGLVDHMKLSKGIRLYFDNLFTSVGLLEELSSRGLGGTGTLRENRCSVSMKLPDKKTWKNKPRGETSTSSSGDILAVRWNDNNVVTVLTNCDNVHPMSKSNRYSRIEKKVISVKVPGPIARYNSNMGGVDLSDQFLASYRNRIRSKKWWWPYFSWTVDVCSTQGWLLYRRLGHDIPLLDFRRQCAIFILKSYDSPPMVAGVRSSLEFTPALEEIRKDRTDHFIEKGESKYRRCKVCGRRTIFVCKKCEVPVHPDECFKIFHDVK; encoded by the exons ATGGCCGTCGATGAGAGATT GTATACTCGTGGAAGATCAGGCACtggattacttcttcatgaatTAATTGACCTTATCGAGAACGATGAGGACATATCAGCCACCAATATAGCCATATGTCCACCTGATGAACTTCCTGGTGCAGATACAGATAAGGACTCTGATTTATCGGATGAAGAGGTAGTTGGAGATTTTGACCACCTTCCTGCCCGTATATTACGCTCTCAGGTGGAAATGCAGAATCCAGAAATCGATGATGATCACGGCAATCCAGTCGTCCAAGATGAGAACCATTCAGAAGAACCTAGACCGACGACTTCTTCGCAGACAAGAGTAAGAAGCACCAAACGTAAGCGTCCCACAGAACGTACTTGGAAGCCGAAAATGAATGGGTTATCTTCAAGTATTCCTGAACTTGAATGCGAATACCGACCGGTAGCAGAAGATCTTCTGAAAGAAACGGTAAAAAGCCCTATTGAGGCTTTTAGGGCTTACTTCTCGGAAGATTTATTGAGTCATATCGTAACCGAAACTAATCGTTATGCTATGCAGAAACTCGTTCACAACCTGAATGCCACTGCTGAAGAAATGATTACATTTGTCGGAATTATGTTGATGTCAGGTTACCACCCTCTTCCATATAGAAGACTCTACTGGAAACAAGATCCAGATGTTCATTCGCACTTAGTTTCCGATGCCATCCGTCGAAACCGATTCGATGAACTGATAAGTTTTATTCACCTTGccaacaatgaaaacaatgatggaaGTGATAAAATGTACAAGGTCCGACCTATTTTTGATCACCTCAACAACTCTTTCAAACAAATCAGTCCTGGGCCCACTATTAGTATCGACGAGAGTATGATTCCTTATTACGGAAGGCATGGGTGCAAACAGTTTATTCGCGGAAAACCTATCAGATTTGGGTTCAAGTTATGGGTTGCCGCGGATCCATCTGGatacatccatcatgttgaacccTATTGTGGAAGTTCAACTCGTCTTCCAGAAACTGGACTCGGTCAAGGAGGTGACGTAGTAATTGGACTTGTAGACCACATGAAATTGTCAAAGGGTATTCGACTCTACTTTGACAATCTTTTTACATCGGTTGGGTTGTTGGAAGAGCTTAGTTCTAGAGGACTTGGTGGAACTGGTACTCTGCGTGAGAATCGCTGTAGTGTTTCAATGAAACTTCCAGATAAAAAAACGTGGAAAAATAAACCCAGAGGTGAAACATCCACCAGTTCTTCAGGAGATATTTTAGCAGTCCGTTGGAATGACAACAATGTTGTTACTGTACTTACTAATTGTGATAATGTACATCCTATGTCAAAGTCAAACCGATActccagaattgaaaagaagGTCATTTCTGTCAAAGTACCAGGTCCTATTGCTCGTTACAATAGTAACATGGGTGGAGTAGATCTTTCTGATCAATTTTTGGCTTCCTACCGAAACAGAATCAGGTCGAAAAAATGGTGGTGGCCTTATTTCTCTTGGACTGTGGATGTATGCAGCACACAAGGTTGGTTACTGTATCGTCGCCTTGGGCATGATATTCCTCTATTGGATTTCAGACGTCAGTGtgctattttcattctgaagtcTTACGACAGTCCTCCAATGGTAGCAGGAGTTCGATCATCTCTAGAGTTCACACCAGCTctcgaagaaataagaaaagatcgaacagatcatttcatcgaaaaaggTGAATCCAAGTATCGCCGTTGTAAAGTATGTGGCAGGCGTACAATTTTTGTATGCAAGAAGTGTGAAGTTCCTGTTCATCCTGATgagtgtttcaaaatttttcatgatgtaaaataa